A genomic region of Myxococcales bacterium contains the following coding sequences:
- a CDS encoding flippase-like domain-containing protein, which produces MKRKALTVTGWLISIAVTAYLLGTANISELIGSFASTDIWYLALATIINIGVLALKGIRWQLLILPQKKTAFWGMFKATTIGYAANNILPARGGDLLKIFLVHKWEGVSKTMLFSVTALDKIFDGLTLLILFAAISLRSQFPKWVKDGTIIFSIALLILITASVIILARSGRLEEKKPSKTVQFFMRLASGLKALTSAKIAGYTFIVSLVTCIAQIVMVWCTQMAFGERLDAIVPALVYIAINLAIMVPAAPSGVGPFEAAAVLAYAWLGIPASIALAIAIAYHAIQLIPTTILGAAFYAISLTAGEKVRITKNALISDDSAASEYKI; this is translated from the coding sequence ATGAAGCGCAAAGCACTGACCGTAACCGGCTGGCTCATCTCGATAGCGGTGACGGCATACCTGCTCGGAACAGCTAACATATCGGAGCTCATAGGAAGTTTCGCCAGCACCGACATATGGTATCTGGCCCTTGCTACGATCATCAATATCGGAGTGCTCGCACTGAAGGGAATTCGCTGGCAGCTACTGATCCTTCCTCAGAAAAAAACCGCCTTTTGGGGGATGTTCAAGGCAACGACTATAGGTTACGCGGCAAACAACATCCTCCCTGCAAGAGGAGGCGACCTTTTAAAGATATTCCTCGTTCATAAATGGGAAGGGGTGAGCAAGACGATGCTGTTTTCCGTCACTGCGCTCGATAAAATCTTCGATGGCCTTACCCTGCTGATTCTCTTTGCAGCGATATCGCTTCGGTCGCAGTTTCCGAAGTGGGTGAAGGATGGGACCATCATATTCTCAATCGCACTCCTCATCCTGATAACGGCCTCCGTAATAATTCTCGCGAGATCCGGAAGGCTGGAAGAAAAAAAACCGAGCAAGACAGTACAGTTCTTCATGCGACTGGCCTCCGGCCTCAAAGCCCTGACTAGCGCAAAAATCGCCGGATACACATTCATCGTTTCGCTAGTCACGTGCATCGCACAGATAGTCATGGTATGGTGCACACAGATGGCCTTTGGAGAGAGGCTCGACGCTATTGTGCCGGCGCTGGTTTACATAGCGATCAATCTGGCCATCATGGTTCCGGCCGCTCCAAGCGGAGTCGGCCCCTTTGAAGCCGCGGCTGTGTTAGCATATGCTTGGCTCGGAATTCCTGCAAGCATCGCCCTGGCTATAGCGATAGCATATCATGCGATACAGCTGATCCCGACTACCATACTGGGAGCGGCTTTCTACGCGATCTCCCTCACCGCCGGCGAAAAGGTCAGGATAACGAAAAATGCCCTCATCTCAGATGACTCCGCTGCATCGGAATATAAAATTTAA
- a CDS encoding YggT family protein — MPFLASIIMGIAKLFGLAINIYTMIVIVAALISWVSPDPYNPIVRMLQTLTEPTFRFIRRLLPTRLRMLRIDISPIILLLFLTIAEAVLMRLFHMAAAAIVAP; from the coding sequence ATGCCCTTTCTAGCATCCATCATAATGGGAATCGCAAAACTATTCGGCCTAGCGATAAATATCTACACGATGATCGTGATAGTAGCCGCCCTCATCTCATGGGTCAGTCCAGATCCCTACAACCCGATAGTCAGGATGCTGCAGACGCTCACCGAGCCGACCTTCCGATTCATAAGAAGGCTTCTCCCGACAAGACTTCGTATGCTGAGGATCGATATATCACCAATTATACTGCTTCTGTTTTTGACAATAGCCGAGGCCGTGCTCATGCGCCTGTTCCATATGGCAGCAGCAGCTATCGTAGCTCCTTAA
- a CDS encoding DUF167 domain-containing protein, with protein sequence MDLNFRKTSDGIVLNCRVTPRAKKSAIKGERLGVLQVALNAPPVDGKANEELIRLLSKSTGIPKSRILIIKGLAGRDKSVLFQGVTEKDLVFK encoded by the coding sequence ATGGATCTGAATTTCAGAAAAACTTCGGATGGGATAGTGCTGAACTGCCGGGTTACGCCCCGAGCCAAGAAAAGCGCCATCAAAGGTGAAAGGCTCGGCGTGCTTCAGGTGGCACTAAACGCCCCCCCCGTCGATGGAAAGGCCAATGAGGAATTGATACGCCTGCTATCCAAATCGACGGGGATTCCAAAAAGCAGGATACTCATAATAAAAGGGCTAGCTGGAAGAGATAAGTCCGTTTTATTCCAAGGTGTTACAGAGAAAGATCTCGTATTCAAATAG
- a CDS encoding zinc ribbon domain-containing protein, protein MPIYEYECKSCSKKFEIFQKSTDAPSAKCPACDATAERIISQTSFALKGGGWYKDGYSCKGGKSSDKECSCSGGCDQHKKSSEK, encoded by the coding sequence ATGCCGATCTACGAGTACGAGTGCAAGTCATGCAGCAAAAAGTTCGAAATTTTTCAAAAAAGCACTGACGCCCCTTCGGCGAAGTGTCCAGCTTGCGATGCGACCGCCGAAAGAATCATCTCCCAGACATCCTTCGCGCTGAAGGGAGGCGGCTGGTATAAGGATGGATATTCCTGCAAGGGGGGCAAGAGCTCAGACAAAGAATGCTCATGTTCGGGCGGATGTGATCAACACAAAAAATCTTCTGAAAAATAA
- a CDS encoding PEGA domain-containing protein: MAEIYVAKTYGVDGFEKLLCIKRILPHCSADMDFVTMLVDEAKLSVLLSHANIVQVYDLGKVGEDYYISMELINGVNLRDTLYKCREEKIILPTEIACYIASEICKGLDYAHRKTDHNNKPLEIVHRDISPQNILISYEGEVKIVDFGIAKAAMNISHTMAGILKGKIAYMSPEQATGHSLDRRTDIFSAGILLYEMLTGQKLYTGESQFEILKKIRTTQINEKNLPDSIPDGLKKVVAKALAYRPEDRFQHAGDMQIELTKYLYSTYVDFSPRKLSSFVAKLFSAEIKEERSEASRRFSLGEMTSSINVAEETKQFDIVKRENIYEQSEGGETASPPPLGESSLTGTRRGTQPLPEMPSTVETAGRRVGKKFIAAMLILLALGAGVYTAVKYIPIARIWESISSAINDETSKEEKPVADEGTGMVLVTSKPEGAKILVDGKDSGLTTPSTLEDLEVGKTYEISVQKDDFGPASEKVYVSSSDRIDVELEMDEHTGIINVITDPPGAVIMLDNRLTGLSTPAMLEKIPLGQDVRITITKPGFEDFEQIIKLSSSKPQKISTKLIEISEQAGTFSITSTPPGAAIYLNGKDIKRNTPATLTGIEPGAYLLSVRMEGYEEWKANYDLAADETKNVTINLVRTKAAVAEIAKAAEAPTTEEPRTEPEPTERDEKKTAALSVTSTPSGASIFLDGRASDKKTPATIADLKLGATYNIRLDLDGYESAYRKKTVRKDSESVSVVLKSKVTKREEPPATRTAPIASQPPPSAIPTPKQIPGAEPGKIRISSDPSGADVFVNSEYKGKTPITVSAPAGTAHVLVNKEGLSRSSQTVTVNPGQTTNLSTIKLGELYGDVSITTTPPLATVTFDGQTIPAKTPVTIRKVRTDRQHTVVVTLPGYRAWSRTFSMTGSNTSFNVVLEPQ, from the coding sequence ATGGCAGAAATCTATGTGGCCAAAACCTATGGCGTTGACGGATTTGAAAAACTTCTCTGTATAAAGAGGATCCTCCCCCACTGCTCCGCCGACATGGATTTCGTAACGATGCTCGTCGACGAAGCAAAGCTCTCGGTTCTTCTATCGCACGCCAATATCGTACAGGTTTACGACCTAGGGAAGGTAGGCGAAGATTATTACATATCGATGGAGCTCATAAACGGGGTCAACCTTCGCGACACATTATACAAATGCAGAGAGGAAAAAATCATCCTCCCCACCGAAATCGCATGCTACATAGCTTCGGAAATATGCAAGGGACTCGATTACGCACATCGCAAAACGGATCACAACAACAAACCGCTAGAGATAGTCCATAGAGATATAAGCCCTCAAAACATCCTCATATCGTACGAAGGCGAAGTTAAAATCGTGGATTTTGGAATAGCCAAGGCCGCGATGAACATCTCGCATACCATGGCCGGCATCCTGAAGGGGAAGATCGCATATATGTCTCCCGAACAGGCCACAGGACATTCATTGGACAGAAGGACTGATATCTTCTCCGCCGGCATACTTCTCTACGAGATGCTCACCGGGCAGAAGCTCTACACGGGAGAATCGCAGTTTGAAATCCTGAAAAAAATACGCACCACACAGATCAATGAGAAAAATCTGCCCGACTCCATACCGGACGGACTCAAGAAGGTGGTCGCCAAGGCGCTGGCCTACAGACCGGAAGACAGGTTTCAGCACGCCGGCGACATGCAGATAGAGCTCACCAAGTACCTGTATTCAACCTACGTTGATTTTTCTCCGCGCAAACTTTCTTCATTCGTGGCCAAGCTTTTTTCAGCAGAGATCAAGGAGGAACGCTCCGAGGCATCAAGAAGATTCTCACTAGGTGAGATGACCAGTTCCATAAACGTCGCTGAGGAGACAAAACAGTTTGACATAGTTAAGCGGGAAAATATCTACGAGCAATCGGAAGGCGGAGAAACAGCTTCCCCTCCTCCACTTGGAGAATCGTCGCTGACAGGAACAAGACGAGGGACCCAACCCCTTCCTGAAATGCCATCTACCGTCGAAACCGCTGGGCGCAGAGTCGGCAAAAAATTCATAGCTGCCATGCTCATCCTCCTTGCGTTGGGCGCTGGGGTTTATACCGCTGTAAAGTATATTCCAATTGCCAGAATATGGGAAAGCATATCCTCCGCAATAAATGATGAGACATCGAAGGAAGAAAAACCCGTCGCAGATGAGGGAACCGGCATGGTGCTTGTGACATCAAAGCCAGAAGGAGCAAAGATACTCGTAGACGGCAAGGATTCAGGGTTGACGACTCCATCGACGCTCGAGGACCTCGAGGTCGGAAAAACCTACGAGATATCTGTTCAAAAGGACGACTTTGGCCCTGCATCTGAAAAGGTCTATGTCTCCTCGTCCGACAGGATCGACGTTGAACTCGAAATGGATGAACACACAGGAATAATAAATGTCATAACTGACCCGCCAGGCGCAGTTATCATGTTGGACAACAGGCTAACCGGCCTTTCGACACCGGCGATGCTGGAAAAAATTCCGCTGGGTCAGGATGTAAGAATAACTATCACCAAACCCGGTTTTGAAGACTTCGAACAGATCATCAAACTTTCATCGTCGAAACCTCAAAAAATATCCACCAAATTAATCGAGATATCAGAACAGGCAGGAACCTTCTCGATAACTTCGACCCCTCCCGGCGCGGCCATATATCTAAACGGCAAGGATATCAAGAGAAACACCCCGGCCACTCTGACTGGCATTGAGCCAGGAGCTTATCTCCTTTCGGTCAGAATGGAAGGATATGAAGAGTGGAAAGCCAATTACGACCTCGCAGCTGACGAAACGAAAAACGTGACAATAAATTTGGTCAGGACCAAGGCGGCTGTAGCTGAAATTGCAAAGGCAGCAGAAGCACCGACCACAGAGGAACCAAGGACGGAGCCAGAGCCAACCGAGAGGGACGAGAAAAAAACCGCCGCACTCTCGGTCACCTCTACACCCTCCGGCGCATCGATATTTCTGGACGGTCGCGCGTCGGACAAGAAAACCCCCGCGACCATCGCCGATCTGAAGCTCGGCGCCACCTATAACATCAGGCTGGATCTGGATGGATATGAAAGTGCGTATCGCAAAAAAACGGTGAGGAAAGACTCAGAATCGGTTTCGGTCGTGTTAAAGTCCAAGGTGACAAAGAGAGAGGAACCCCCTGCAACGCGAACAGCACCAATAGCATCGCAGCCCCCTCCGTCAGCGATCCCAACTCCAAAACAGATACCAGGCGCCGAACCGGGAAAGATAAGAATCTCCTCTGACCCATCGGGCGCGGATGTATTCGTCAACTCAGAATACAAGGGAAAAACTCCGATAACCGTATCTGCACCGGCCGGCACAGCGCACGTTCTGGTGAACAAAGAAGGGCTCTCCAGATCAAGCCAG